The following proteins come from a genomic window of Crassostrea angulata isolate pt1a10 chromosome 1, ASM2561291v2, whole genome shotgun sequence:
- the LOC128156005 gene encoding uncharacterized protein LOC128156005, which produces MEYKLAFGLFLFLSISSVVNGRLCYSCSYIENEIKKDYECVTSPANVTTAKTVSCPDDGYCFTQTQYHRDALKVRSITRGCGRQVDLPCGRNCCSTDSAWSTCLSECKANNALCNNQDKTPTVGPRGGSTSLSLCTWSMTLLIVSSLAFK; this is translated from the exons ATGGAGTACAAATTAGCCTTCGGATTATTCCTATTCCTTTCCATCT CATCTGTCGTGAATGGACGACTTTGTTACAGTTGTTCCTACATCGAGAACGAGATAAAAAAAGATTACGAGTGTGTTACCTCCCCTGCCAATGTCACTACAGCTAAGACTGTGTCATGCCCGGATGATGGTTATTGCTTTACGCAGACCCAGTATCATAGAG ATGCCTTGAAGGTTCGGTCCATCACGCGAGGCTGTGGGAGGCAGGTTGATCTTCCCTGCGGTAGAAACTGCTGCTCTACTGACAGCGCCTGGAGCACCTGTCTCAGCGAATGCAAGGCCAACAACGCACTGTGCAACAACCAGGATAAAACTCCCACCGTGGGTCCGAGGGGTGGGTCCACCTCTTTAAGCCTCTGTACCT